The sequence GCTCGCCGCGCGGCTTCGGCGTACGGGGCGAGCAACTCCAGCACCCGCTCGTCACGGTCCTGACCTTCGGTGATCTTCACCAGATCCGTCCGGATCCACGACTCACCGAGGTGCGGTACGAGCAGGTCGACGGCCTCGTCGACGCGCCCGGCCCTGGCGAGCAGTTCGGCGAAGTTCCGGCAAGCGGCCTGTGAAGTGTGGCCCTCCTCGGCCGGGCGGACCAGATCCAGGGCCTCGTCCGTCCGGCCCGCCCGCAGCAGGATGTCCGCCCGCGCCCACAGGGCTGTCCGCCACCCGGTCGCGACGAACGGGTCCATCACCTCCAGCGCCCGCGTGAACTCGCCCGACCGGCACAGCTCAGCCACCGCGCCCTCCGCGCAGAACCACTCGCCGCGCTCCTTCGCCGCCCGGATCACCAGGTCCAGGTGACCGCGCTCCAGCAGGAGACCCACTTTCCGGGGAGGAAGACCGCCGTAGTTGCCCGCCTGCCATGCAAGATCGTCCATGTTCACAGCTGGAAGGGTAGAAGCAGCCCCTCAGGCGTGCGCCGGGGGGTGGTCGATCCGAAGGTCGTTTCGGCGCTGCTGGGCGAGCAGTGTCCGGAGCATGCCGAACCGCGCCGATCGCCCGCTCGGCCTACGGCGGGGCGAACAAGGTCCGCCCTCTCCTCGCCGATCAGTCAGCCACGGTCCAGGGCGCCCCGTACTTCTCCGCCAGCGGTGCGATCTCCGCGGGCGACAGGAGACGCGGAGCGCGCTCGCCGAGTGCGAGGAGGAGCGCGGAGACCTCTTCCAGTTCCACCGCCGCCTCCACGGCCAGGGACATCGAAGGACCCGCGACGACCGGGCCGTGATTCTGCAGCAGCGCCGCCCGGAAGGGGAAAGGCAGTGCCTCCATCAGGTCGGCCTGCCCGCTGTCGCCGGGTGCGGCATAGGGCAGCAGGGGAGTCTGGCCCACACGCATCACGAAGTAGGGCGTCAGCGGGGGTATGGCACTGCGCTCGTGCCAGGGGGCCAGGCAGGAGACGGCCGCCGCGTGGCGGGAGTGCAGATGGACGACGGCCCGGGCGGA is a genomic window of Streptomyces sp. NBC_00414 containing:
- a CDS encoding class II aldolase/adducin family protein yields the protein MNDQRSNGPRSELAAAGAHLAALGLSPGSSGNLSVLEGSRVYLTPTGADLSRVDPEALSVLDLSGAHLDGPKPSKEFPLHTAFYRRDASARAVVHLHSRHAAAVSCLAPWHERSAIPPLTPYFVMRVGQTPLLPYAAPGDSGQADLMEALPFPFRAALLQNHGPVVAGPSMSLAVEAAVELEEVSALLLALGERAPRLLSPAEIAPLAEKYGAPWTVAD